The DNA region GCGGGTATCCCGCCGTTTTTTTTCGCCACCGAAAAATGCAAAAACGCTATACTGTCGCCATGAAAATACTGATTGCTGTGTTCGTTGTACTGCTGTTGATGTTGCAGGCCTCGTTGTGGTTGGGAGGTGGCAGCGTGCCTTCGCTTTGGCAACTTAATCAAGCCGTCGAACAACAAAGCCAAGAAAACGAAGTGCTGGCCGAGCGCAATCGCGCACTGGCGGCGGAAGTCGATGACCTCAAAGAAGGCAAGGCGGCAATAGAAGAGCGTGCCCGCGCCGAGCTGGGCATGATTCATCAAGGTGAAACGTTCTATCAGGTGATCGAAGAATGAGTCACTACTGGGCAGTGGTTCCCGCCGCCGGCGTGGGCAGCCGTATGCGCGCCGACCGGCCAAAACAGTATCTCGAATTATCCGGCAAAACCATTTTGCAGCACACTCTGGAACGCTTGGCCACTCATCCTCAAATCAAGGGCGTGGTGGTTGCCGTGTCTGCCGGTGACGCCTATTGGCCAACGCTGAAACTGGATACTCGCTTGCCGATTTTTGTTGCCGATGGTGGTGATGAGCGTTGCCATTCGGTGCTCAAAGGTTTGAAAAAACTGGCTACGCAGGCAAAGGCGACAGACTGGGTGTTGGTGCATGACGCAGCCCGTCCCTGTTTGCAGCATCAAGACATCGACAAACTGATCTCCGAATTGAACAACACCGACGGCGGGTTGCTCGGTCTGCCAGTGGCTGACACCATCAAATTCTGCGATAAAAAAA from Gammaproteobacteria bacterium includes:
- the ftsB gene encoding cell division protein FtsB gives rise to the protein MKILIAVFVVLLLMLQASLWLGGGSVPSLWQLNQAVEQQSQENEVLAERNRALAAEVDDLKEGKAAIEERARAELGMIHQGETFYQVIEE
- the ispD gene encoding 2-C-methyl-D-erythritol 4-phosphate cytidylyltransferase, which encodes MSHYWAVVPAAGVGSRMRADRPKQYLELSGKTILQHTLERLATHPQIKGVVVAVSAGDAYWPTLKLDTRLPIFVADGGDERCHSVLKGLKKLATQAKATDWVLVHDAARPCLQHQDIDKLISELNNTDGGLLGLPVADTIKFCDKKNKVQRTVDRSGLWRALTPQMFRLGQLLDALQQAIDDNALVTDEASAMERIGIQPVMVEGQADNIKITHPQDLRWAEMYLNNQRGV